Proteins encoded within one genomic window of Thermococcus celer Vu 13 = JCM 8558:
- a CDS encoding CGP-CTERM sorting domain-containing protein codes for MEVTETTTETTTAGGGICGPGIIVALAVVPLLLRRRR; via the coding sequence GTGGAAGTTACTGAAACCACCACGGAGACGACAACGGCCGGAGGAGGAATATGCGGTCCGGGAATCATAGTGGCCCTCGCAGTGGTGCCTCTCCTCTTGAGGAGGAGAAGGTGA